The genomic interval agatacacaacttgccattaaagctcaagctttgagttctaaactcaaacttgagcaattcccacaaacatgcattcaaacctagttaattctactcaaatatgcatgaataagcctctgaaatcaagtaaaatcatacacaacaacccagcaacagattcacaatattttcaccaaaaatcataacttttgcatagaaacttaaagctttgcacaacctatccaacatgctttcaaaagcacttaaacaaccctaatctaacatgcttaaactcagaaacaacaaccagatttcagcagcaacaacaacaaatattcaagcatgcatttcatcaattttcataaaaatctcaagaaaactaattagaaaaagctagacaagaattaccttgatTAGAGACACTCTAACTAGCTGAAATttacttgaaattgaagaggaaaaatcacccttctagctgcctcaaatggccgaaaggagagagagagagacagacagagctttgagtgaaaattttctaacttttctaactttgatttttttgataaaatgaataaaagttaAGTAATATAAATCaactccatttcagccaaatataccatgaaataaacatttaatttttcaaataaaaagtcactaaaagacaaaaagtcattggggcaaaaagaccattttgcccctccaccaaaaatcacataagtcatactaaaggggtatttttgggaaattctaaattcccggccattcccgacattcccaatgtctaaaacccgtccccaaactactaacatactaagttgtgatttctactgagccaaacgccgagttccaaaataccgggcaccggaaatgcaaaatatgaaaaactactgataacataatcatgcatttctgaattccataaataacagtaataaattatttaaatagctataaataatttcataattaatcataaacaactgctaatttccaaattaactaagcgggctttacatattaaataattaaggatctagaagaatttaattagttattaattctttatttaattaaatacagaaaaatacatttaatttatcttgaatttgaatttcattaaactaagtgtgtttttctaaattaatttgaaaataatgaaataaaagattaattttcatatatttcgaaattaactatgttgctaatcaattttattaggttaaactagtttaattaacctagtacagttttcaaatcaggcaaaatgggccttcacagttgggattgttcatgtgagggagggttgggttcagtatgtcgtacccactgctatgaccccctaactctcacacaaggcccaaaagagaggaatttaaccttaaaatgaacaactgttattaattgaataagcccaaatacTAATTGggtctaaataaaatctatcaagatgtgacaattttatttagcaacctagtacattttaattacaaaaattaaataggctacctatatgcatctaagctcaaagcaaacatataggctcacacaggcacattgatttggatggatcctatcatgttactaggttcatacacagatgaaagaacattgcaaaatttacctgttacaaattatttctttgacctattgacaattgaaccattggttaaaatcagatcattggatctgtcaacaagttaaccatggcaatttagatcaaacaataataggttttataaaacttattttaataataaacaatataaaacacaCACACATGTAACacattggatagttggatataggatttatttaaatttaaattaattaattaatttattaatttcgaaaaaaataaataaataataaatttgtttttgggaaataaaataaaaaaaataaattaaaaaaattaaattaaaatttaaacctataaatttaaaaaattagtttcaactaacctaaatatctatttcaaaaaaaatactaacaacttttcaaatttcatgttattaaattaaaattaaatattcaataaaataaaatgataaataattatcatttttctgattttataatttaattttcaaataaaataaaaaaaatttaaaaattagcaaaatatcttatctcaatttaaaattttatgattaaaataatcttatttttaaatttcaaataaggtcattttattaaaaaaaaattgaataatttaaaatactaaatatctaaccttaaatttaaaaataagataaaataatcaaattttaaatataagataacaaactaagcaaaaagataaatctttacctattttcaaattcaaatttcactaatatcataattttaatttaaaaaatattaattaatttgattctcataattagatttgaaatttgaaaagtaaaaatcaaaatacaaaactgcacaaaaaattcaaaattaattctatgaaaaaacatgaaaaattgaaaaattttggATTTGGTGCGGCCGTGCGCATGATGGGGAAGGCCTGGCCGAGAAATCACGCAcagggaggctgcatgcagcctctccgtGCGTGCACGGCCCCTGATCAGACACAAATCTTGTCGCCTATCCGAGAATACTCGGACATCCCCTTATTCGAACTCGCGTGCATCTCGTGTGACACGGGTGTCCGCGCGCGTGTGGGGTGTCACCACCCCtaagatttttccaatttttcaaaaaatcgaaactaattcaaataaaattgaaattgagttctgtaaaaaagtgaattgcttaattttactatccaataaaaataattccagaacgaAAATCCAATTATTTTCCATAAAAAAttcgcaaacatcaatcaatcaccaataaacacatagatcaacatgaatcacatccaaatcacacatacatcattttaaatccatattacttaaatgtaaatcaattaccatggctctgatagaAGTtgctggaattattttaccaggatctagatttactaacaagtatgtttataaacatcctaatatgaatttctaaaacgatgaaaataaacaaataGAAGGTATGAGataccttacagtggttgcaacGGAATTAAATAACCcttcccactcagatctctaacccttgtatcctttctctaGCAGAGTataaccaagatctgagcccgattctccttcttgttgattggattcttcacagtcttacacactatgattgaggaccaacttgttatgtgtgggcatgcactcaatcactaatggctgaatatATTTGTAAAGAAAGGCTTAGGTATTTcgaaaattcaagaggaagaagaagaaggaagaggtctcatcagaaagctaggtttttagctttggaggcattagttggatgatGAGACCTTAGCTatccttttatactaatttctatagggttagggttgatttattttggaataaaaaattgataaaaatagagtaaaataGCACCATATGGTCGGCCACATATTGGGCCCCACTCATGTTtggtttttgccatttttctcaactattttatctatttttcacaaataccacttttacaactccaaccctataaatgtcaaaactatttatttaataattaaaataattattagataaaattatcatttataatatttattaattagactccacaaagtctcttaattaataaattaaccctaaaataccAATTCTTCACATtaaagccataacatagtgaaaattcataaactagacatagtctaattttagaattaaaattgattaattaaaatcaattaactgagttcaactagtatggggaccatgggcctatataatcgagcttccaataagcaggtctagaatttaccaagtaaattctctaacttattaattccttgttgaaccactatagaacttagaatttgcactctcagttatatagaacgctctatatgttccacgatatagatacgctatttattatccattgttataatcccaataatcaatgatcctctatagatgatttacattgcatagggacaaaattaccgttacaccctttcaatgtattttatccttaaaacacttagccacctataaatgattttttagtgaactaatataatcactaaaatgagcgctctatcatttatctctatttagccaagctcgaaggatcaTCATTTCATTTCTATGTCccgatagaagctatagattccatatctatgattagcgctcccactttattgtactaccatgttcccaaaatgtacatatcaccctgaccaaaaagtaggcttaactaacaaatcaaagaacatgaataatactcttgagatcgaacctaaccatctcaggattgagatcatttgatctaggatcaactaggtgatattgaattgaatagatattacggtaagattatcatatctagttcaagttcaatatcagtcccttccgatgcatactccatacatccaacccaagcttactttaaccaatgccctggaaaggacatagcacttatccaaggtgcaagtaaactccgttgtagattatcatatcagttaaaccctgtgtactaataaatctaggaatacatttaattacacaatcttgtttactttccactgtgttgacaacacaataaataagaatatcagtgtgataagggtttggatgaatttattaatcaaataagtaaatagatgatcacatgaaccaaataacacattaaacaaggAAATTAAATtggtttctttattgataatagaaaagattacattgaaatagagttttatttagggcacaaagcccaacagtaATTCTGAAGCTATCATCATCAAAATTCACCCTAAGCAGGTTATGAAAATAAGCTTCTGAGTTACTTGCAACAAGACCTGCCTGGCACAAAAAATTGGTTATCACCACTAGAAGCTAATTTTCACAATTAGATCCACATCAAAGaccaaaaatatcttatttgtaCTTTTCTCCAATTTTTTCGGGCCTCCTTCACTTGTAAAAGGAGAGCTCCCTTAGTTTATTTTTCACATTCAGAAAACTACCCACAATGTTAGAGCTTCTCTCTCTAGAGTTTGGAGTTTTTGACACTTAGTCTGTTGCTATAATTATCATTttgtgagaaataaaaactcgaAGTAGACATAGCCTCATTACTATCGGGATATACGGGGTGACTTACTATAAATAGGTTGTATCTCTCTTAAGTACTTTACTTTTATTCATTCTCGCTAATCTAATAAGCGGGTGTGGCTTAGAAGTCTAGTCTAGATTTCTgagtcattattattattattattattattattattattattattattattattaaaaagtttgaatttttctcttaaataaaTTGGAAAATctcacaaaaatttaaaaatagatagaatgagtaaaaaaaaaaaagtaagattTCACGTAAATTCTCTTGtattttcttttgttatttatatatatgaatttatttttattttatttttaaaaaatttatttgttaatatatTAATCAAATcactcatataaaaaaaaataataaggacaaattaatgataaaattaaaagttgATAAATAATGTGACACTTTTTCTGTTGTtagatttattatattataaaaaaaattattaatatatagggAACTCTTTGAGTAAGAGCATCACTTTTACTCTCAGTTATGTGAGCATCTTTTtgcattttaattgattaaataGTGTAGGTGTTATCTCGATTTTTGTCCCTGATGTGGCATGTCTTCGTGGCCAACATCAGTACAACTCACTCACAAGAATGCCAAGCCATCTACTCATTACTTCAACCAACAAGGGGTCCGAGTACTTAGGCGGGACAACAAAATGACAAACTAGCCACCTCAAGCGGGTTGGCTGACCACCATGCATTTCAAAGAATAGTAATATTATTAGAGTGATTTTCGatgtaaatacttaaatttaactcTCAAATACGAATAAATATCTAAGGGGGCGTTTGGTATGAggtgttcaaaataatttgattataggaAATATTATGAAGGATAATATAATTGTAGGAAAATGTGTAAATTGTGTTTGGCTGTGTAGGGtaatatataatcatattcaCGTTAATTAAATTACACTGTATGATTGAGTACAagaatcttatatattattttaaaaaattaaaataaaaatattttttattatatatatttaatgttaattatatataacaataaaataattatttattaaacaaatatatttattaattagtaaatattaaattttattgtatttattattaattaaaatgaacatttctatatattttgttactatgttatttatttttgttcgttatgttatttatgtacactaatgaatatatatgtatgcatgTTATTGCtagtaatataaaaataactcagttaaaaaaaataatctcacAAACTAAATATGTATCGTAATATTTTattgataataaataataatattatttattaatttaaaaatattattcaaattaatataatagaaAGTAATAATTCAATCCTACTTTTTTTTAAGGTATCAATATTACCATCTTCAAAGGTAGTTATATTACTAAGGGAATAACATTCCAAGGCTAAATCCTCAAAACAAACAAGATAATATTTCACACTACCATTCCCATGTTAGCATTAAACCATTCCAAACACaccttaagtttaatttttatcaataataatacttaaattatatttctagaaCTTTCATATAGCACGTGACCATTGACTTGCTACTTAATGGTCACATACCTAAAGAAGTTTCATAAATATaacttgtattattattattattaaaacttaaatttaaatattttcctaaaaaaaaaaaaaaaacttaaatttaaatatttatttacaattagaagttatttataccgcaaattactcGTATTGTTATACACAACTAAATAGGTAAGTATTGTCCGCATTTATTCTAAATCCAGGTGACTTTTTAAATGATATGATTATTAAATATTGCAATTATGGTCTACATGGGCACCAGTGTGACCTGCCCCAAAATATAATTGAAGAGAGATGGATTGGAGACCTAGGCAGGACCTACAAAAGAATAGAAAGAAATTTCTCTtgaaatttataattacatTAATTGTTGATTTTTAGGCCTTACATTTTGGTTGAGCACAAGATTCAGAGGGGATCTTGATTCAACCCCAGTTGCTGataattaatataatcaatTCCATTTAATCGTATACAACATAAGATCTGTTCTGGCAACTCTTCAGATTTGTTCCCCTGTCATGTCAGTCAAATATTAGAAATTTAGAACACAGTGCCTGTGAAATTCAATTAAAAGTTACTGTCATAGGATTAGATTGAAACACTTGCCTGAATAGTGAGGCCAACATCCAAAACGCAGCTCTTAAGTCTGTCTAAGAAAGCTTCAAATCCTTTCCTAGAAATGTAACTGAATCTATGCATATCCAAATCAATCTCCATGTAATTTTCCCCCTGCCCATGACACCACATTCACTGTCAATTATAGACAGCTGAGTAGATCTTACGTAGTAAGTAAAAACAACTTCAGTTTTAGGACAACAACACGGGACCCTGCTCTTTTTCTTATATCAGAACAAGGGACCCTGCTTGTTTAACCAATTTATGAAACTAGTTTACACTTACAAAGTAAAACTCATGTTGAGGACGCGACAACACAGGCTTTTCATTGTAAGCCTGCATGAGCTTCCTTTCTGCACCGCCCAGATGAAGTTCTTCCACGTTTGCAACACGTCCTAATATCTTTAGCCTCTCCCTAAAGGGTACGAGAGAATCTACCGTAAAACCTTTTACCTTTTCAACTTCATCATCGATTAACCTCTGTTTTTGAGAAAAGCATCATTTTAAAGAGCCAATAATAGCATAAACTGAAAAGAAAACGTACGCAGTACTTTCACATCCAAAACATAAATTATATACGAAATGTAGTGTTCAAAAGGCTCCATCTTACCCTGAAGTTCTCTTGGAAAAGAGGTGGAAGTTCCTTAGAGTAGGTTTCAGAAAGTTTAAAGTACAGAACAAAACTCATTCCTTCACCATCAGTTTCACCCTGGAAAAGTGCAGCTGGATACAATGGTATCTGCAGaccaagaagaaaaaataacTGATAAAGCAAATCAAGAAGCTAGAGAAGAACCTTAATAGTACGAGGTTCAAAATATGACAAACAATGAGTATTAGAAACATGTGTTTGCATACAATATAACGGTTTGAACTGCCAGTCTTATTTCTTGATTTTGGATTTCAtacaatatttaagttgtttccaACTATATGAATTGTTAACGGTAACCTGTAACCATTAACTAGCTCACTAAATTGTTCTAAATCAGATAATGAAAAGTTGTTAATTCAGAAAATATAAGATCATCCCAGAATCAGGGACTTGCCATAAGACGTAGATTCCACACACACTAAAACAGTTGAGAGAGATACATACCTGTACATTTACAACAAGGATAGAAGGGAGATCCCCTGCAGAATTAATAGCAGGGAGCTTCACAAATCTAGCAATATGATCTATCTTCCGCTGGCACAAGAATACATCCactccaaatggataataagcAGCATAGTTGGAAGCAAATTCTTTCTTTTTGTCACTGAAAATAAGTTATCTCGAAAGTAAGCGTGATAAGAAAACCATTCAAACCTCAACAGTACAGAAATATTATTATGTAAGAACAGCCTGTTGATTAGATAACAGAGATAGCCAcatcaattttttctttttttaaaatagaagtTTCCCTTTTCAGAAACCTCTCCAAATATAGGCGTACGCCACTAATTGCGGTGAGAAAGAATAGTTTGCTTTGTGTTCACCGTGTGGCTGCGTTTATAGAAAGGATGTATGAATTGTTAAAAATGAATGTAATAACAATTTCACACTGCCCTCCTTAAGTCTTACCGAAAGTAATTCACTGCCCGCACTTTAAATGTACTTGGCTCGATGGGGGACCAACTGTCTAGGATTTTCTTTTCTATGGGACAAAAAGGTACTTGAGAACCGGCAATTGGTCGTTGCAGAAACATCTTTGATGACACTGAATTACAAATAAAGAGGAATAAGCtcatgaaaataaacttgttaaactgaaatgaaaaacagagtgaaaaataaattttataatgatCTACACAATAAAACTCTTGGACTCTCAAATTTGAAGTATCCTATTTTCACACAATTCACATTTACAGGGTTCAACGAGCAATCTATATTTCATGAATATGACCATCAAATACTTCTATCAATACACTAATTAAATTGCTCAGCTAAAAGGCTGATGAATACCTCGTGAATGGTAATGGAAATATAAGCTCTAAGAGAAGCAAAAGAATACTCTTTCATGCCAGAAAATATAATTGCTAAACTAAGACTACctgtttttttaaaagaaaaatgacaATAATACATCAAATGTTGAATGGTATAATACTTACGTAAAGCAGAAATAGCATGGCCTTCTTTCCATTTAAAAGGAAGCTTCAGGGGTGCCTTCTTCCTTGCACTCGGTGGACTAGAACTTAATGATCTTCTTTTATCAACTGAAGGTACTGTAGACGCAAGACAAGGCAAACAGTTACTTGGAAGAATTCCGCAGTTATCCAATATTCCTTCTCCCTTGCAAGAATTTTCATCCACAGATGATGAAATTTCATCTAGGAACACAGGATGGTTTGCTTCATTTGTTGACGGTCCATCACATTTAGGTTGGGAGTCAATATCATCTGAACTCATAACCTGAAAACTAGAGTTCTGGGCACCTTCAGTGACAGAGTTGCCCGAATTTCCTGACACTGACACACCTTCATATTCATTAAGAGAGAGCACATCTGCACATGTCAAAACTGTTAACA from Cannabis sativa cultivar Pink pepper isolate KNU-18-1 chromosome 4, ASM2916894v1, whole genome shotgun sequence carries:
- the LOC115702105 gene encoding uncharacterized protein LOC115702105 isoform X4, which codes for MGACVSTPHGCVGGRLRSSKKANGRRRRRRGLKGRVSSRLSEASSDRADRSAQLDSISTFTNPTFQVSAGSIDEAWFDSIPVFDSDCDEDYQSVQDDVLSLNEYEGVSVSGNSGNSVTEGAQNSSFQVMSSDDIDSQPKCDGPSTNEANHPVFLDEISSSVDENSCKGEGILDNCGILPSNCLPCLASTVPSVDKRRSLSSSPPSARKKAPLKLPFKWKEGHAISALLSSKMFLQRPIAGSQVPFCPIEKKILDSWSPIEPSTFKVRAVNYFRDKKKEFASNYAAYYPFGVDVFLCQRKIDHIARFVKLPAINSAGDLPSILVVNVQIPLYPAALFQGETDGEGMSFVLYFKLSETYSKELPPLFQENFRRLIDDEVEKVKGFTVDSLVPFRERLKILGRVANVEELHLGGAERKLMQAYNEKPVLSRPQHEFYFGENYMEIDLDMHRFSYISRKGFEAFLDRLKSCVLDVGLTIQGNKSEELPEQILCCIRLNGIDYINYQQLGLNQDPL
- the LOC115702105 gene encoding uncharacterized protein LOC115702105 isoform X5; the protein is MGACVSTPHGCVGGRLRSSKKANGRRRRRRGLKGRVSSRLSEASSDRADRSAQLDSISTFTNPTFQAGSIDEAWFDSIPVFDSDCDEDYQSVQDDVLSLNEYEGVSVSGNSGNSVTEGAQNSSFQVMSSDDIDSQPKCDGPSTNEANHPVFLDEISSSVDENSCKGEGILDNCGILPSNCLPCLASTVPSVDKRRSLSSSPPSARKKAPLKLPFKWKEGHAISALLSSKMFLQRPIAGSQVPFCPIEKKILDSWSPIEPSTFKVRAVNYFRDKKKEFASNYAAYYPFGVDVFLCQRKIDHIARFVKLPAINSAGDLPSILVVNVQIPLYPAALFQGETDGEGMSFVLYFKLSETYSKELPPLFQENFRRLIDDEVEKVKGFTVDSLVPFRERLKILGRVANVEELHLGGAERKLMQAYNEKPVLSRPQHEFYFGENYMEIDLDMHRFSYISRKGFEAFLDRLKSCVLDVGLTIQGNKSEELPEQILCCIRLNGIDYINYQQLGLNQDPL
- the LOC115702105 gene encoding uncharacterized protein LOC115702105 isoform X2, with translation MGACVSTPHGCVGGRLRSSKKANGRRRRRRGLKGRVSSRLSEASSDRADRSAQLDSISTFTNPTFQAGSIDEAWFDSIPVFDSDCDEDYQSVQDVLTCADVLSLNEYEGVSVSGNSGNSVTEGAQNSSFQVMSSDDIDSQPKCDGPSTNEANHPVFLDEISSSVDENSCKGEGILDNCGILPSNCLPCLASTVPSVDKRRSLSSSPPSARKKAPLKLPFKWKEGHAISALLSSKMFLQRPIAGSQVPFCPIEKKILDSWSPIEPSTFKVRAVNYFRDKKKEFASNYAAYYPFGVDVFLCQRKIDHIARFVKLPAINSAGDLPSILVVNVQIPLYPAALFQGETDGEGMSFVLYFKLSETYSKELPPLFQENFRRLIDDEVEKVKGFTVDSLVPFRERLKILGRVANVEELHLGGAERKLMQAYNEKPVLSRPQHEFYFGENYMEIDLDMHRFSYISRKGFEAFLDRLKSCVLDVGLTIQGNKSEELPEQILCCIRLNGIDYINYQQLGLNQDPL
- the LOC115702105 gene encoding uncharacterized protein LOC115702105 isoform X3 — translated: MGACVSTPHGCVGGRLRSSKKANGRRRRRRGLKGRVSSRLSEASSDRADRSAQLDSISTFTNPTFQGSIDEAWFDSIPVFDSDCDEDYQSVQDVLTCADVLSLNEYEGVSVSGNSGNSVTEGAQNSSFQVMSSDDIDSQPKCDGPSTNEANHPVFLDEISSSVDENSCKGEGILDNCGILPSNCLPCLASTVPSVDKRRSLSSSPPSARKKAPLKLPFKWKEGHAISALLSSKMFLQRPIAGSQVPFCPIEKKILDSWSPIEPSTFKVRAVNYFRDKKKEFASNYAAYYPFGVDVFLCQRKIDHIARFVKLPAINSAGDLPSILVVNVQIPLYPAALFQGETDGEGMSFVLYFKLSETYSKELPPLFQENFRRLIDDEVEKVKGFTVDSLVPFRERLKILGRVANVEELHLGGAERKLMQAYNEKPVLSRPQHEFYFGENYMEIDLDMHRFSYISRKGFEAFLDRLKSCVLDVGLTIQGNKSEELPEQILCCIRLNGIDYINYQQLGLNQDPL
- the LOC115702105 gene encoding uncharacterized protein LOC115702105 isoform X1, encoding MGACVSTPHGCVGGRLRSSKKANGRRRRRRGLKGRVSSRLSEASSDRADRSAQLDSISTFTNPTFQVSAGSIDEAWFDSIPVFDSDCDEDYQSVQDVLTCADVLSLNEYEGVSVSGNSGNSVTEGAQNSSFQVMSSDDIDSQPKCDGPSTNEANHPVFLDEISSSVDENSCKGEGILDNCGILPSNCLPCLASTVPSVDKRRSLSSSPPSARKKAPLKLPFKWKEGHAISALLSSKMFLQRPIAGSQVPFCPIEKKILDSWSPIEPSTFKVRAVNYFRDKKKEFASNYAAYYPFGVDVFLCQRKIDHIARFVKLPAINSAGDLPSILVVNVQIPLYPAALFQGETDGEGMSFVLYFKLSETYSKELPPLFQENFRRLIDDEVEKVKGFTVDSLVPFRERLKILGRVANVEELHLGGAERKLMQAYNEKPVLSRPQHEFYFGENYMEIDLDMHRFSYISRKGFEAFLDRLKSCVLDVGLTIQGNKSEELPEQILCCIRLNGIDYINYQQLGLNQDPL
- the LOC115702105 gene encoding uncharacterized protein LOC115702105 isoform X6, whose protein sequence is MGACVSTPHGCVGGRLRSSKKANGRRRRRRGLKGRVSSRLSEASSDRADRSAQLDSISTFTNPTFQGSIDEAWFDSIPVFDSDCDEDYQSVQDDVLSLNEYEGVSVSGNSGNSVTEGAQNSSFQVMSSDDIDSQPKCDGPSTNEANHPVFLDEISSSVDENSCKGEGILDNCGILPSNCLPCLASTVPSVDKRRSLSSSPPSARKKAPLKLPFKWKEGHAISALLSSKMFLQRPIAGSQVPFCPIEKKILDSWSPIEPSTFKVRAVNYFRDKKKEFASNYAAYYPFGVDVFLCQRKIDHIARFVKLPAINSAGDLPSILVVNVQIPLYPAALFQGETDGEGMSFVLYFKLSETYSKELPPLFQENFRRLIDDEVEKVKGFTVDSLVPFRERLKILGRVANVEELHLGGAERKLMQAYNEKPVLSRPQHEFYFGENYMEIDLDMHRFSYISRKGFEAFLDRLKSCVLDVGLTIQGNKSEELPEQILCCIRLNGIDYINYQQLGLNQDPL